TAGCACTTCGGAAAGTGTCGGATGGGCGTGTACTAAATGGGCGAGGTCGTGGACAGATTGACGATTAGCGATCGCAGCTGATGCTTCGTGAATCAAGTCGGCGGCGTGCATTCCGAAGATATGAACACCTAAAACTTCACCAGTATCTTTGCGATACACTATCTTAGCCATACCGTCTGATTCGTTTTCTGCTAAGGCTTTAGAGTTACCTTTGAAGTAACTTTTAGTGGTGGCGATTTCAAAGCCTTCAGCTTGCGCCAATTCCTTCGCGGCTACTTCTGTTAAACCAACATAGCTGACTTCTGGGTGAGTAAATGCGGCGGCGGGGATGCTGCGATAGTCTACCACACGGCTTCGCCCCACAATATTTTCTACGGCGATGATGCCTTGAGCCGAAGCGGCGTGTGCCAACATCATTTTGCCGTTAGCGTCACCAATTGCCCACACATGAGGTACTACTTCCCCGCCTGAAAGCACAGCCATGCGATCGTCTACGGGGATATAGTTACGTCTGTCTAGTTCTATCCCTAAAGTTTCTAAACCCAAATTTTTAGTGGCGGGGATGCGTCCTGTAGCTACTAAGCAAGCATCCACTTCGATCACATCAATATCTTCTTTGGTTTTAAAATCTGCCAATTCAATTACCACCGGAGAACCGGGAGTAATTTTTTTCGCGTATATTCCGACTTTGGTTTCGATATCGCGAGGAGTAATTAACACCCGTTCGGCTAGTTTGGCAATATCGCGGTCAAATCCTGGCATTAATTGGTCTAGGGCTTCAATCATGGTGATTTCACAGCCCAACGCCGAGTAAACATCCGAAAATTCTAAGCCGATGTAACCACTACCGATAATCGCTACCCATTCTGGCAGAGATTCTAATTTTACACCTTGGTCACTGGTAAAAACGGTTTTGCCGTCTACTTCAATTCCTGGAGGGACAAAGGGGACTGAACCAGGAGAAAGAATGATATCTTTAGCTGAGATAGTTTTTTCCCCACCATCCCCGGTGATTGTCACCTTTTGGGTTCCCGCAATTTTTCCCCAACCCCTGATAATATCCACGCCTAGACGTTTGAGGCTGTTGGTTAAATCACCTTGAATTTTCGCTACCAGATTGCCAGCATGATCGGCGATCGCTTGGCGGTCAAATGTGACATGATCAACTTGAATCCCCAGAGATTTCAGGTGATGGGCATTACGTAACTCCCGCACACGTCCCGATGCAGCCAGCAGCGCTTTAGAAGGGATGCAGCCACGATTGACACAGGTTCCTCCCATGTCCGCCGCTTCAATAATTGCTGTTTTCAGTCCACAGCTAACAGCGTGTAGGGCTGCACCATGTCCGCCGACACCTGCGCCAATAATGACTAAATCGTAATCAAATCCATAACTCACGTTAGTTTCCCCGTGTGCTTCGCCTATTTATTCTCAACTTGACCAGCAATTTACGCAACTCCAGAAAGTTTGGGCGTTGCTAGATCAAAATTACATATTATGCTCTAAGTTAACAGGCGAAGATGTAAATTTTATAATAATAGAGTCAGTCACCCAGGTCTATAGACATTGGGCTTGTAAGAGCAATTGCACAAGCCATACTGACCAGACCACCCTAAGTTCAGTCTGAGGGTAGCCGTTATTTGAGTCACGACACCCTGGAATGCGTAGCTAGTTCCCTGCTCTGTCGCTTGTGATTAAACAGTTCTAAGGTCACTGGAACAGTGTTGCCAGCCCAACAAGCTCTAATAACAGGTCGAAGCTAACATTACCCCAGAAATGGGAGGCTCTATTGAGCAAAACCTTTATGCGTACAGGATTGCAAAGTTTGAGATGGTAATTGTCCCATCGAAAGTACAACACAAAAGTACACCGAGTTGAGCAATCCCAAGGCGGTAAAGATTACGGCGGTTAAAACCGTTTTTCCTACGGAGAAGCTCCGCGGTAAGCGAAGCTATGCCTTTTTGCTTTACGTGTCGTTTTCCTCTCAGGGAGCCAAGCCTCTGATTTTCCCACTTACCGAGTGTTTGTATGACTGCTGCTACAACTGTAAAAACTGAGTATGAAGCGATTATTGGTCTGGAAACTCATTGTCAACTGAGTACCAATACCAAGATTTTTTCTAATAGCTCTACAGCTTTCGGTGCTGACCCCAATACTAACATCGACCCTGTGTGTATGGGTTTACCTGGGGTTTTACCTGTATTGAACGAAAAAGTCCTGGAATACGCTGTAAAAACAGGTTTGGCTTTGAATTGCCAAATCGCTAAATATAGCAAATTTGACCGTAAACAGTATTTTTATCCTGACCTGCCCAAAAATTACCAAATTTCTCAATATGACCTCCCCATAGCCGAACATGGTTGGTTAGAAATCGAAATGGTAGATGCTGAGGGGAACCCGATTCGTAAACGTATTGGTGTGACTCGTCTGCACATGGAGGAGGATGCAGGGAAACTGGTACACGCGGGAAGCGATCGCCTTTCAGGTTCTACTTATTCTCTGGTAGACTACAATCGCGCAGGTGTGCCATTGGTGGAAATCGTCTCGGAGCCTGACTTGCGTTCTGGTGAAGAAGCTGCTGAATACGCTCAAGAAATCCGCCGCATTGTGCGTTATCTCGGTGTCAGTGATGGCAATATGCAAGAAGGTTCTCTACGCTGTGATGTCAATATTTCCGTGCGTCCAGTGGGGCGAGAAAAATTTGGCGTGAAGGTAGAAATTAAAAATATGAACTCGTTCAACGCCATTCAACGGGCGATTGATTACGAAATTGAACGGCAAATTGCGGCGATTGAAGCGGGTGAAACCATTATCCAAGAAACTCGCCTGTGGGAAGAAGGCGCTCAACGCACAAGTAGTATGCGGATTAAGGAAGGTTCCAGTGATTACCGCTACTTCCCAGAACCAGATTTAACACCCATTGAGGTGTCCAAGGCGCAATTAGAGCAATGGGGAAGCGAACTTCCAGAACTACCCACTCAAAAACGCCATCATTATGAAAGTGATTTGGGGCTTTCGGTTTATGATACCAGAGTGTTGACAGAAGACCGCACCGTGGCTGATTATTTTGAAACGGCGATCGCCTCTGGAGCAAACGCCAAAGCTGCTGCTAACTGGATTACTCAAGATATCGCCGCCTACCTCAACAAGCAAAAACTCAGTATTACGGAAATTGCCCTGACTCCTGGCAATTTAGCTGAGGTAATTACGCTGATTGAATCTGGTAAAATTAGCAATGCCCAAGCTAAACAAAAGCTGCCAGATTTACTAGCTGGTGTTTCCCCGGAGAAAGCCTTTGCTGGTCAGGAATTAATCACTGATCCTACTGTACTAGAACCGATCATTGATGAAGCGATCGCGGCTAACCCCAAAGAACTAGAAAAGTATCGCAACGGCAATACAAAGCTGAAAGGCTTCTTTGTGGGACAGGTCTTGAAAAAAACCGACAAACGAGCCGATCCTCAGATCACGAATGAATTAGTCGAGAAAAAACTAAATGCTTAGGTGTTTATCGCTTTTTTAAGTAATTCTTCATCATATCTTCACAGAAAACGCCGAAAGATAGGTTACACCCCTCACACCTAAAGAGCTATTCTGTGTCTAGTAGAACCCTAATGATCTGGAGAGCCACATGAGTAGCTCTCCTTATTTTTTTAACCCTTACCAAAGAAAAGGGAGACTAGAAAATTTTCAGCTACCACGAATTATCTCAGAAAGTTGCACATGATCATCTGAGAAACACATGGGATTGAAAACCCCAACCCATCAGCATACCAGAGTTGGAGAATTTGTTTTTTTAGCTGAAAAAGAAACTGATCCAGTTAAGTGCAAGTTGATAGACAATTGGTGTGACATGACTCCGACCTTTAGGTACGGCGCTTCTAAGAATCACTTCTTAGTTTTCCTAGTTGCTTCCTTTGGACGGCGCTCAAGGCGAGTCTTACGGGTTTTCGACTTTGACCTAGACTGAATTTCTTCAATCCCCGGCAAACCGTCTGCGTAGGCGTTTTGGATTCCCGACTGCCCATCGGTACTAATCAATTTGATTCCTCTGTTTCTAATTACTTGACCACTAGCAACATCTCTATCAGTCGTGTAATTGCAACTAGGACAATGATGCACTCTAACGCTCAAGTCTTTTCTAACTTCTGCACCACATTCAGGACACTCGATAGAAGTTCCCCTAGCGCTAACTTCAGCGAAGAATTTACCACGTTTCCAACACACGTACTTGGTGATGGTTCGGAATTGTCCAAACCCAGCGTCAAGCATCTGTAACCCAAGCATTCCTTTTGCCAAAGTCCGGTAATCCAAGTCTTCCATGAAGACCATATCACCAGCATCACAAAGAGCATGAGCTTGTTTGAAATGGTAATCTTTGCGGGTGTTATCAATCCTGTGGTGAAGTCTAGCAACCTTGATGCGTTGTTTCTCGTAATTTTTAGAACGCTTCTTTTTCCGAGACAGCCTGCGTTGCAGCAATTTCAGCTGGCTTTGCATCACTTTCAGGAATTTGGGCGATTTTACGAGAACACCATCACTGGTTGCTAAAAACTTTTCCAGTCCTACATCTACCCCAATGGGATGACCATGCGGCATTGGACTAGGAACATTAACATCACATTGGATGTTGATAGAAGCGTACCAAACATTGGCTTTGTTAATTATCCGAACTTGCTTAACCACAAATCCACTCTTGATTGGGCGATGCAAGTTGACTCGAATCAATCCCAGTTTAGGTAGTGCAATATGTACTCCTTGCACTGGGTTTTGTTGAAACTGAGGGAACAGCAAAGACTTGAACTGCCCAAACTTTTTAAACCTTGGAAACCCATGCCCAACTTTCTGAAATCCCTCCCATGCTCGGTGCAATTGTTTGAGTGTTTGCTGCAAAACCTGACTTGGTACTTCGCCTAATCGGGGAAATACTTTTTTAGCTTTTGGTAAAGCATTAAGTTGGCGCACTTCGCTAGGGAAAGGAACGTCCGCAGCTATGATATATTCATGACTAATCGAACATCTGTCAACCATGCACTTACGACTATTGCACCAGTCCTTAATTTCTCGCAACCCATAGTTGTAGGCAACGCGACATATATCCATCCACTCAAGAAGTGTCTGTTCTTGGGTGATAGTCGGGTAGATTCGATAGCGGTAATTCATGGTTAGCATTTCACTATTCTACCACATATTTACTAGCACTATTTTCTCTAGTAAATTCAAGCCGTGCTGCAAGCACGGGGTTTTCAACCCAATTATTTGATAAGTTATTATTCATGACTTGACTGTCGTAACTTAAACAATTGCATCTGAATAATCAATGGTGAATTCTACCCTCGTTGCCACACTCTATGTCAATCCTCTCCAAGGCAATGATACCAATGCTGGTTCTCGGTCGAGTCCGTTTAAAAGTCTCACCCGTGCCTTAAAAGTCAGCAAAACATCCGTAATTATTCAGTTGACATCTGGGACTTATAGCGCAGCTAATGGTGAAGTGTTTCCCATCGTTATTTCTGCGGGGGTGACAGTCGTCGGGAACGAAGCGAACAAAGGTGCTGGGATTGTGATTTCGGGGAGTGGCGAGTATCAAACTTCCACCTTTGGTATCCAAAGTATGACATTACTGTTGCAAGGTAATGCCAGTTTCTTAGGTGTGACCGTCACTAACCCCATGCCGAAAGGTACAGGAATCTGGATTGAATCGGCAGCAACCACAGTGGCTAATAATACTTTAATTAACTGCGGTCGAGAAGGGATATTTGTCAGTGGTACGGCTAAACCCGCCATTGTGGATAATGTGTTTCGGCAAAATGCCGCCAGTGGCTTGATGATGGCGCGTCACAGCAAGGGAGAAGTGTTGCGGAATGTATTTCAAAAAAACTCTTTGGGCATCGCTATCAGTGATTTTGCTGCCCCCTTGATTGCAGATAATACAATATCAGATAACAATGCCGCGATCGCTCTTTCTCGCAATGCTAGACCGGTGCTGCGTCATAATCGGATTACCAAAAATACCCAAGGCGGGATGTTAGTCAATGGTGACGCTATCCCTGATTTAGGTAATAATCAAGACGCGGCTGGCAATATTTTTGAGCAGAATGCCCTCTTCGATTTAGATAACTCCACATCACAGCCCCTCGTTTGTGCCGGTAATCAGTTGAATCCTACCCAAGTTAAAGGCAGGGTAGATTTTATCGCTGTCCTCACAGATCATCCCCAACGCATCTCAGGTAGCAGCAGTATTTTTACTGATTTAGCTGGACATTGGACAGCAGAGTTTGTGGAAGCATTGGTGAACACGGGAGCGATTAGCGGCTTTCCCAATGGCACTTTTGCCCCAGATGACCCGATAAATCGCGCTCAGTATGCGGCGATCATTGCCAAAACTTTTCAGTTACCCAGAATAAATACTGCTAGTAAATTTACAGATATCAACCCCAGATTTTGGGCAGCCTCAGCCATTTTCCAAACTGCGGAAATGGGTTTTATTAGTGGTTTTCCCGATGGCACGTTTCGAGCCGAACAAAACTTGACAAAAGTACAGGCCATAGTATCTATAGTGAATGGCTTAAAACTCACAGGCGGCAATCCCCAGGTGTTAAACGTGTACCGCGATCGCGCTCAAATTCCGACTTATGCCACTAATGCTGTCGCAGTAGCCACCCAAGCATTACTAGTGCTTAACTATCCCCAAAGAGACCAACTAGAACCTCTGCGCGATATAACTCGTGGTGAAGTAGCAACATTAATTTATCAAGCCTTGGTAGCCAGCAGTCAGGAAAAGGCGATCGCCTCCCCCTATATTGTCAGCCCCGATGTGAATCTCCCCGGATTTACCGACATTAGCGGACATTGGGCCGAACCATTTATTCGGGGGTTAGCTAGCATGAATTTAACTCGTGGTTTTGCAGATGGTAGCTACCAGCCAAATAAACTGATGAATCGCGCCGAATATGCGGCTTTAGTAGCCGTGGCCTTTAATCCCCCACCCAAACGCCCCGCACTGGAATTTACAGACGTATCCTCAGACTTTTGGGCTTATGAAGCCTTACAAATTGCTAGTAGAGGTGGCTTTGTCAGTGGATTTGGCGATCGCACCTTCCGCCCGGCGGAAAATGTGCAAAGGGTACAGGTAATTGTCTCCCTAGTGAATGGACTTGCCCTACCAGCAGGTGATCTCAATGCTTTACTCACTTATACTGATAGTCAGACAATTCCCGATTATGCTCGTCCAGCAGTTGTGACTGCGACACAGCAAAAAATTGTGGTCAATTACCCAAACCGCAAACAACTTTTCCCGACGCGGAATGCCACACGGGCCGAAGTAGCCGCAATGGTTTATCAGGCATTAGTTGCGCTTCAGCGAACCTCAACTATTAATTCAACCTATATTGTTTAGACAGTCAGCAGCTGACCAAGTAAAATGAAAGACACTGTTTATCAGGCTGGAAATTCTTGGTAACAAATCCTATAGCTAAAAACACGATAGGCTATAAACGATGGGGAGACAATTTATACCCCTCGCCTGAAGCCAATAGTCCCATGTTAACAACAGTCTCACAAACCTCTGCCGAATTGGCAAACGCTCTATTAACTCACTATAGTTTTGACCTCAGTGGCTATACGGCCAGTGAACTCATTCACCTTTGGCAAAGCCAATACCCAGTCAACTGGCTGCATTTGGCAGTAGTGGAGGCGCTATATCAAGGTCGCTATAAAGGAATTTCAGTGCAGCAAATCTTAGCATTTTGGCAGAGGCGGGGTCAGGTGATTTATCATTTCAATATGGAATTTGAACGCCTGATTTGTAGCAAATTTCCGGAAAGCTTAACTCAACTGACTGTACCAGTTCTACCTCCGATCAACCAAAAAGTTGCAGTTGAAGCATCTATTCATCAACCGGTGACAGCCAAGTCCTTACCTGCGATGGTGGGTAATGAGTATAGGCAAACTCAAACTGCAACCCTCACAGCGATGAATGCAGAAGATCAGGAGAAGCCAGGACAAAACATATTAGCATCTTCCACTCTCAGCCCTGCTGCCTCTGGTACTCAGTCCAGGCTGAACTCACAAGGCAATTTTGCGAGAAATTCCTCATCCTCAAAACATCACCAGGCGACAAAACTACTACCACCATCTGCCAATCACCCACCCATTGGACAATTTACTCCAGCCACCAGCGATCAATCTGATTCCTTCACATCAAAACTGAAAGCAATGTCCGACGAAAAGCGATAACGCGTCTATCCCCAGGAAGAACTAGATACTCTGAAAATAACTTATTATGTATTAACCAATATAGATTTGGTTGATGCTAATACAGGGGTTTAACCATTTTTAAATTTCGATTTTGCCATATTTAAAACTAAAATCATCGCCCTCTTACTAAGACTTATAGTAATCCGGTTTTATTTCCGTAGCTTGCGTGGAGTAGCAGTAACCGGAGGAGTGGGTAAAAACCTTTTTGTGTTATACCGAGATTGTTCAAAAATCAAATAGAAGTCCTATAGATGCTCAATATATTAATTGTGTTTAAAAGTAAAAACACTAGCGAGATTGTCATGGATACAGACTATGTTACTGTAAATAAGCATCTGGGCTGAAACTTGCAGAAAAATTGCTAGTTTTGGTCAAGTTTTGGTTAAAGTTATTGTGTGACAATCATCCATGAATTTGAATACTGATCAGAGATTAATGAACCAGGTAACCTATGCGAAAGCATTACGTTCTCTACTTCCGCCGTCAGCATTTACACCCGATGCCAGTAAGTTAATTATCCTTGTAATTAATCTAGCAATTTTGATCCTTGGCTGGATGATAGCGGCACAATTAGATAATTGGCCAGTCCATCTTTTATGGTTATATTTACCTCTAACAATTATTATGGGCAACAGTGTGGTTGCCTTATTATTTAGCTCCCACGATTTGATGCACGGTAGCGTGATTAGAAATTCACAATTAGCCTATTTTTTCAGCTTTCTGGGGCTAACAATGTTGTGGATGCCGCCAACGTTATGGAAGTCGGTTCATAACCGGGTGCATCATAATCACACTAATGACTTGGGTGATCCGGATCGCAATTATTTAGAAACACAGTCTAAAACCTGGGGTAAATGGATTCATAATTTATTTGTGCCTTCTTTAGAAGTCAATCCCCTTTGGTTCATTGTGGGAATGACTTCGGCCTGGGGAGTACATAATTTTCGCAATCTGACTTCGGTACTATTTTTTAATAGTAACTCTGTGGATTATGTGCCGGCGGCATTTACAGTTAGTGCCAAAGATCGTCGAGCGATCGCCGGGGAAATATTGCTCATGTCAATACTGCATCTAGCTATTTTAGCCTATCTACAATTTGACCCCCTAAAACTCATTTTAGGCTACTTTTTACCCATTGCAATTGGTAATGCAGGCTTGATGTTCTATATTTATACGAATCATCTGCTTTGTCCAATGACCGATGTTAATGATCCACTGGTAAATTCTACATCTTTACGGGTAAAAAAGATTTTTGACCTGTTACATTTGAATTTTTCGCACCATACAGAACATCACATTTTTCCAGGCATGAACTCTGATTATTATGTCATGGTTCGAGAGTTGTTAGAAACTGAATATGCCGATAAATTTAATTTATTAGATGCCCAAGAAGCCTGGCGCTTGTTGATGCAAAGTCATCGGCATTACAAAGATGAGAATACTTTGACAGATTGGGCAGGAAAAACCTCTATGCCTTGTCCCCTTAATCAAAAAGTGAAGGTTTAACTTTTCTCAAATTCTCCCCCTCCTTCTCCCTTTCTACCGTGTAGACACAAGTCGGGAAATTGCTTTTTTCTGTCATAACACCCCACCCCTAACCCCTCCCCGCAAGCGAGGAGGGGAACTGGATTTACAGTTAAATTCTGTTTTTAGGGCGGAAAACCCTTTCTGGATAAAGATGTGTGTAAACCGTAATTCTCCCAAAGAGAGAGACGCTATGGGAAGGCAAGGAGAGGGGTTAGTGTATTTGATTAATCCACTCAGAAAAATCAATTTAACGGCTCAAGTGTAGTTTTTAAACCGTGACTATTCAGGACTTTGAGGATTTCATCGGCATTATGGCGATCGCTAAAAACTCCGACTTGCATGACTCTACGACCTTGACGCATAGTCGGAAATGCATCCGGTGCTAAGTTTCGCACTAGGTCTTGTTCCCGATCGGTGGCGACATTCACTACCACGCGGTAACGTACACCAGTTCTATTGTATGCAGTTGTCTGAGTTGCAGGAGTATTGCTATTGGTAACTGGTGAAAGAGCTGATTCTCCAAAGGGAGGTGACTGGGGAGCAGCAAATTCCACAATATTGGGATCAATATTCACATAATTTATCTGTGATTGATTCGTCTGGTTTGGCTGACTGGGAGCAGAAAAGGTAATTTCTCCACTGACTGGGATGGGACGATTTGCCACAGTGCGAGGCTGAGGAATGTTCGCTGTGGGTGCTGTTTGAGCGTTGAAATCTACCTTACCAGCAATGCGATTTTGGGACAGGTTGTTACCAGCAGCCGGGATGATCTCCTTAGTCGCACTAGCATTAATGTCATGACGAGTATTATTACGAAATTCGTTACCACCGGGTTCAGCAATGGTACCCAAATTTGGTATGGCTTGAGCGATCGCCACTAATCCATCTTCTCTATTACCTTGAATGACATTATTCCGTAAAATTGGCCGAGCATTGGCTTGGACTATAATCCCAGAGCGGTTGTTTTGAATTTGATTCAGGGACAACATAGGAGCAGCATTTTGAGTAATATTGATCCCAAATCCTGTTTGTTCAAAGACATTTTCCCGCACTTCCGGCTGGGAATTACCGCCAATGGTCATACCATTCGCCCCATTACGATGAAAATAATTCTGCCTAATAATCGGCGCACTGTTACCAGTTAGGGAAATCCCATCTTGAGTACTACCAGTAAATGTATTGTTGGCGATTACGGGATTGCTCGATTCAATCCACAAACCATAACCACGGGGATTGGGATTTGTGACCGTTACCCCTCTTAACTCGGCATTGTCTGCGCCGATGATGGTGACATTTTGACCGCCAAAGCTGCTACTGAGGAATCCACCACCGCCTTGAATTGTAATTCCCTGTCCTTTGTTGTTAGTATCCCCTTGAATAGCAACACCCGATTTGAGCTTCAGGGGAAAAACCTCTCCAGTGTCAGCACTATAAGTCCCTGGGGAGAGCATAATCATTGTATTAGCAGAGGCTAATTGCAAAGCTTGAGTAATGGTCTTTAAAGGAGCGCTTTCAGTACCATTCCCCACGGTGTTATTTCCCACATTGGGGTTGACAAATAATAGTTTCACTTCAGAGACAGTGCTTTCCAAAGATGGCATTTGAGCCAACACCCTACCGGGGCTAAGACTCAGTAAAGTTATACCTGTGACTCCTAAACCCAGGGTGAAATACAAGATGGAAAAAACTAAAGGCAATACTTCCAGGGAAGAATTTGATCTGTCAGCCTGGGGATTTAGCTTTAATTGCCGGCTCTCTGCTTGAGGATATTTAGAATACATAATGGGATAAATCAATTTTAGAAAAGTCCTAATAATAAAGTTTTATACCTTGAGACACTATGATGTCGATAATTGTTTCGGCTTTCTGATTTTAGGAACTGCCAATTTTAAAAATCGCAACTTGCAGAATGTAATAAGTAATACTGGATAAAAGCATGAACACTGGGTTTTTGGCGATCGCCTTAGCCACCATACATTTATTTTCAGGCAAACTCAGATTCCTCAAAAATACATCACATAGTCGTTGGTTCTCGTTTAGCAGTGGGGTATCGGTTGCTTATGTGTTTATCCACATTTTGCCAGAACTGAGTCAAGCACAAATAACACTCCTAAGCCGTGTCAGTAAGGGATGGCATTTTTTAGAGGATCATGTCTATTTTGTGGCACTTTTAGGTATAACAGTTTTTTATGGTTTGGAGCGATTCGCGAAAACGTCGCGTCAACGCAGTCAAAAAACCAGAAATGCAGATGTAACTTATGCAGATGTTTTTTGGATTCACATTGCTGCTTTTGCTATTTATAACCTGTTAATTGGTTACTTGCTAGTACACCGAGAAGAATCAGGTCTCAAAAGTTTATTATTATTTTCTTTTGCGATGGCGCTGCATTTTGTAGTCAACGATAATGGTTTGCGCGAAAATCATAAAAAAAGATATGACAAAATTGGACGCTGGTTGTTAGCAATAGCAATAATTGTTGGTTGGTTAATTGGCATGGTTACGGAAATTAACCAGGTAGTTGTTGCGCTTCTCTTTGCCTTTTTAGCCGGAGGTATTGTACTCAACGTACTGAAGGAGGAACTACCAGAAGAGCGAGACAGCTGCTTTTGTTCATTTGCTTTGGGGACACTCAGCTATGCAATTATCCTATTAGCTATTTAATCGTAAATGGCAGTAATACCACTGTCATTTCCGCTGAAGTGCTTCTGATTTAAAAAAGCTTCTTCAACACGAAAACTATAGATATATTAAAAAATTATTACTCAACATTCCTGCTAAAAATTAAAAACTCCAACTGCAAAATCATGACAAAAAAAATGGGTTGATGGTTCCTAACTTCTATGGCTACGTCAAGCAAGCTATCAGTAACGACCTAATTGCACAACGCTGTATATGGTTTTTGTCCAGTTTAAGATATATTATAAAGTCGTCCCTAAATCTTTTTCAGCTATGTAATCAGCTATTTATGTATAAATGTATAGTCAAACTCTACTTATTTTTCAGATCGCCGTACTAGAAATTTTTAATCAAAATGTCTAAAAGTGTTGAGATTACGTCATTTAACGAAAGTCCTAATCGGGTTGTTGTCATGGTCGAGCCACACAGCCAAAAAGCGCAAATACAGCAAGTTGTTTACCGGATTTTAGATGCCAATCTAGACCGCGCCCGCGAAGGCTTGCGAATTATCGAAGAATGGTGTCGCTTTGGGTTAAATAATGCTCAATTGCTGGGAGAATGCAAGTACCTACGTCAAGAGTTGGCTCACTGGCATACTGCTGAACTGCGGGCGGCGCGAGATACACCGGGTGATCCGGGTACAGAATTGACTCATCCCCAGGAAGAACAACGCTCTAGTATTAAAGCGCTATTACAAGCAAATTTTTGTCGCGTCCAAGAAGCGATGCGGGTGCTGGAAGAATACGGTAAGCTTTACCATCCCAATATGGGGAAAGCTTTTAAGCAGATGCGCTATCGTGTTTATACTCTAGAAACGAGTTTAATGGGCTAC
This Nodularia sp. LEGE 06071 DNA region includes the following protein-coding sequences:
- the lpdA gene encoding dihydrolipoyl dehydrogenase yields the protein MSYGFDYDLVIIGAGVGGHGAALHAVSCGLKTAIIEAADMGGTCVNRGCIPSKALLAASGRVRELRNAHHLKSLGIQVDHVTFDRQAIADHAGNLVAKIQGDLTNSLKRLGVDIIRGWGKIAGTQKVTITGDGGEKTISAKDIILSPGSVPFVPPGIEVDGKTVFTSDQGVKLESLPEWVAIIGSGYIGLEFSDVYSALGCEITMIEALDQLMPGFDRDIAKLAERVLITPRDIETKVGIYAKKITPGSPVVIELADFKTKEDIDVIEVDACLVATGRIPATKNLGLETLGIELDRRNYIPVDDRMAVLSGGEVVPHVWAIGDANGKMMLAHAASAQGIIAVENIVGRSRVVDYRSIPAAAFTHPEVSYVGLTEVAAKELAQAEGFEIATTKSYFKGNSKALAENESDGMAKIVYRKDTGEVLGVHIFGMHAADLIHEASAAIANRQSVHDLAHLVHAHPTLSEVLDEAYKRAVV
- the gatB gene encoding Asp-tRNA(Asn)/Glu-tRNA(Gln) amidotransferase subunit GatB; the encoded protein is MTAATTVKTEYEAIIGLETHCQLSTNTKIFSNSSTAFGADPNTNIDPVCMGLPGVLPVLNEKVLEYAVKTGLALNCQIAKYSKFDRKQYFYPDLPKNYQISQYDLPIAEHGWLEIEMVDAEGNPIRKRIGVTRLHMEEDAGKLVHAGSDRLSGSTYSLVDYNRAGVPLVEIVSEPDLRSGEEAAEYAQEIRRIVRYLGVSDGNMQEGSLRCDVNISVRPVGREKFGVKVEIKNMNSFNAIQRAIDYEIERQIAAIEAGETIIQETRLWEEGAQRTSSMRIKEGSSDYRYFPEPDLTPIEVSKAQLEQWGSELPELPTQKRHHYESDLGLSVYDTRVLTEDRTVADYFETAIASGANAKAAANWITQDIAAYLNKQKLSITEIALTPGNLAEVITLIESGKISNAQAKQKLPDLLAGVSPEKAFAGQELITDPTVLEPIIDEAIAANPKELEKYRNGNTKLKGFFVGQVLKKTDKRADPQITNELVEKKLNA
- a CDS encoding RNA-guided endonuclease InsQ/TnpB family protein, which encodes MNYRYRIYPTITQEQTLLEWMDICRVAYNYGLREIKDWCNSRKCMVDRCSISHEYIIAADVPFPSEVRQLNALPKAKKVFPRLGEVPSQVLQQTLKQLHRAWEGFQKVGHGFPRFKKFGQFKSLLFPQFQQNPVQGVHIALPKLGLIRVNLHRPIKSGFVVKQVRIINKANVWYASINIQCDVNVPSPMPHGHPIGVDVGLEKFLATSDGVLVKSPKFLKVMQSQLKLLQRRLSRKKKRSKNYEKQRIKVARLHHRIDNTRKDYHFKQAHALCDAGDMVFMEDLDYRTLAKGMLGLQMLDAGFGQFRTITKYVCWKRGKFFAEVSARGTSIECPECGAEVRKDLSVRVHHCPSCNYTTDRDVASGQVIRNRGIKLISTDGQSGIQNAYADGLPGIEEIQSRSKSKTRKTRLERRPKEATRKTKK
- a CDS encoding DUF1565 domain-containing protein; amino-acid sequence: MVNSTLVATLYVNPLQGNDTNAGSRSSPFKSLTRALKVSKTSVIIQLTSGTYSAANGEVFPIVISAGVTVVGNEANKGAGIVISGSGEYQTSTFGIQSMTLLLQGNASFLGVTVTNPMPKGTGIWIESAATTVANNTLINCGREGIFVSGTAKPAIVDNVFRQNAASGLMMARHSKGEVLRNVFQKNSLGIAISDFAAPLIADNTISDNNAAIALSRNARPVLRHNRITKNTQGGMLVNGDAIPDLGNNQDAAGNIFEQNALFDLDNSTSQPLVCAGNQLNPTQVKGRVDFIAVLTDHPQRISGSSSIFTDLAGHWTAEFVEALVNTGAISGFPNGTFAPDDPINRAQYAAIIAKTFQLPRINTASKFTDINPRFWAASAIFQTAEMGFISGFPDGTFRAEQNLTKVQAIVSIVNGLKLTGGNPQVLNVYRDRAQIPTYATNAVAVATQALLVLNYPQRDQLEPLRDITRGEVATLIYQALVASSQEKAIASPYIVSPDVNLPGFTDISGHWAEPFIRGLASMNLTRGFADGSYQPNKLMNRAEYAALVAVAFNPPPKRPALEFTDVSSDFWAYEALQIASRGGFVSGFGDRTFRPAENVQRVQVIVSLVNGLALPAGDLNALLTYTDSQTIPDYARPAVVTATQQKIVVNYPNRKQLFPTRNATRAEVAAMVYQALVALQRTSTINSTYIV
- a CDS encoding fatty acid desaturase family protein, which produces MNLNTDQRLMNQVTYAKALRSLLPPSAFTPDASKLIILVINLAILILGWMIAAQLDNWPVHLLWLYLPLTIIMGNSVVALLFSSHDLMHGSVIRNSQLAYFFSFLGLTMLWMPPTLWKSVHNRVHHNHTNDLGDPDRNYLETQSKTWGKWIHNLFVPSLEVNPLWFIVGMTSAWGVHNFRNLTSVLFFNSNSVDYVPAAFTVSAKDRRAIAGEILLMSILHLAILAYLQFDPLKLILGYFLPIAIGNAGLMFYIYTNHLLCPMTDVNDPLVNSTSLRVKKIFDLLHLNFSHHTEHHIFPGMNSDYYVMVRELLETEYADKFNLLDAQEAWRLLMQSHRHYKDENTLTDWAGKTSMPCPLNQKVKV